From Crassaminicella indica, one genomic window encodes:
- a CDS encoding ArsR/SmtB family transcription factor produces the protein MEQNNNCCNCNIIHEEIVKKVREKMIEEEKLYDLAEFFKVFGDSTRIKIICALFEAEMCVCDIAALLEMKQSAISHQLRILKKERLVKYRKEGKVVYYSLDDEHVQKIFEQGLHHINHR, from the coding sequence ATGGAACAAAATAATAATTGTTGTAACTGTAATATTATTCATGAAGAGATAGTTAAAAAGGTTCGAGAAAAGATGATTGAGGAAGAAAAATTATATGATTTAGCAGAATTTTTCAAGGTATTTGGAGATAGCACGAGGATTAAAATTATATGTGCTTTATTTGAAGCAGAAATGTGTGTATGTGATATTGCAGCATTGCTTGAAATGAAGCAGTCTGCTATATCTCATCAATTGAGGATATTAAAAAAAGAAAGACTTGTAAAATATAGAAAAGAAGGAAAGGTAGTTTATTACTCTTTAGATGATGAGCATGTTCAGAAAATATTTGAACAAGGACTTCATCATATTAATCATAGATGA
- the bioD gene encoding dethiobiotin synthase, whose amino-acid sequence MSKGIFIVGTDTDVGKTVVTAGLIHLLRSKGYNACYFKPVLSGAVLKNNELIPGDTHFVKTIGNIPESLENMTPYKFHTPVSPHLASEIENIQIKIALIKEKFLQLKEKYAYIVVEGAGGLVVPIFKNYMLYDLIKELNLPILIVAHAGLGTINHTMLTVNFAEDMGIEVKGILLNGYNALNICHADNKQILEKATNLQVLTLPKLKNINVEKMQYGDLKEAIKTHIQIETIIKWMKAC is encoded by the coding sequence ATGTCAAAAGGAATTTTTATCGTTGGAACAGATACAGATGTAGGAAAAACTGTTGTTACAGCAGGACTTATCCATCTTCTTCGTTCAAAAGGTTATAATGCTTGTTATTTTAAGCCTGTCTTAAGTGGAGCAGTCTTAAAAAACAACGAGTTGATTCCAGGAGATACCCATTTTGTAAAAACAATAGGAAATATTCCTGAATCTTTAGAAAATATGACCCCATATAAATTTCATACTCCAGTTTCACCACATTTAGCTTCAGAAATAGAAAATATACAAATCAAAATAGCTTTAATCAAAGAAAAGTTTCTCCAACTAAAAGAAAAATATGCTTATATAGTTGTAGAAGGTGCTGGTGGACTAGTTGTTCCAATATTTAAAAATTATATGCTATATGATTTGATCAAGGAATTAAACTTACCCATTCTTATAGTAGCTCATGCAGGCTTAGGCACCATTAATCATACTATGCTTACTGTAAATTTTGCAGAAGATATGGGGATTGAAGTAAAGGGAATTCTATTAAATGGTTATAATGCTTTAAACATATGTCATGCTGACAATAAACAAATCCTTGAAAAAGCTACAAATCTTCAAGTTCTTACTCTACCCAAGCTCAAAAATATAAATGTAGAAAAAATGCAATATGGAGATTTAAAAGAAGCTATAAAAACTCATATTCAAATTGAAACAATCATAAAATGGATGAAAGCATGTTAG
- the bioA gene encoding adenosylmethionine--8-amino-7-oxononanoate transaminase, protein MHELQRKDLQYIWHPCSQMKDYEAFPPIIIKNAKGPYLYDIDGNRYLDVISSWWVNLFGHCNERINQAIIKQINQLEHTIFANFSHKPAIELAERLIKITPEGLNKIFFSDNGSSAVENALKLSFQYHQQTGNSSKTRFVALSDAYHGETIGALAVGDIDLYKRIYKPLLMETHKVQGPDCYRCPYNKCRKSCNAECFSAMEKLVLEKHSEIAGIIVEPLIQGAAGMKIYPPIYLKKLRELCTAYNIHFIADEIAVGFGRTGKMFACEHANVSPDIMCISKGITAGYMPLSAMLMTDEIYDAFYSDYVNLKAFMDSHSYTGNAMACAVACETLNIFEDERILEKNNEKSKIIKEMVQSAFHNHPYIGEFRQLGMVGALELVKNQQTKVGFDWKERVGYKIYQIALKKGLLLRPLGNVIYFMPPYVIEKEDIEHMVSSTLSSINEYFRI, encoded by the coding sequence ATGCATGAATTACAAAGGAAGGATTTACAATATATATGGCACCCATGTTCTCAAATGAAAGATTATGAAGCCTTTCCACCCATCATTATTAAAAATGCAAAAGGTCCTTATCTTTATGATATAGATGGTAATAGATATTTAGATGTGATCTCTTCTTGGTGGGTTAATTTATTTGGACACTGCAATGAAAGAATCAATCAAGCTATTATAAAACAAATCAATCAATTAGAACATACTATCTTTGCAAATTTTTCTCATAAACCTGCTATTGAATTAGCCGAAAGGCTTATAAAAATAACTCCAGAGGGGCTTAATAAAATATTTTTTTCAGATAATGGTTCTTCAGCAGTAGAAAATGCTTTAAAGCTAAGCTTTCAATATCATCAACAAACTGGAAATTCTAGTAAAACAAGATTTGTTGCCCTTTCTGATGCCTATCATGGAGAAACCATTGGAGCTCTTGCTGTAGGTGATATCGACCTTTATAAAAGAATTTATAAGCCTCTTCTTATGGAAACTCATAAAGTACAGGGACCTGACTGCTATAGATGTCCTTATAATAAATGTAGAAAAAGCTGTAACGCCGAGTGCTTTAGCGCTATGGAAAAACTAGTTTTAGAAAAACACAGTGAAATTGCTGGCATAATTGTAGAACCATTAATTCAAGGCGCTGCAGGAATGAAAATATATCCTCCAATTTATCTAAAAAAATTAAGGGAGCTTTGTACAGCCTATAATATTCATTTCATTGCAGATGAAATTGCAGTAGGCTTTGGACGAACAGGAAAAATGTTTGCCTGTGAGCATGCAAATGTGTCTCCTGACATTATGTGTATATCAAAAGGTATTACAGCTGGATATATGCCTCTTTCTGCAATGCTTATGACTGATGAAATTTATGATGCATTCTACAGCGACTATGTGAACTTAAAAGCATTCATGGATAGTCATAGTTATACAGGAAATGCAATGGCATGTGCAGTAGCCTGTGAAACATTGAATATATTCGAGGATGAAAGAATACTTGAAAAAAACAATGAAAAATCTAAAATAATAAAAGAAATGGTACAATCTGCTTTTCACAATCATCCTTATATAGGAGAGTTCCGTCAATTAGGAATGGTTGGTGCATTAGAGCTAGTAAAAAATCAACAAACAAAGGTAGGGTTTGACTGGAAAGAACGGGTAGGCTATAAGATTTATCAGATTGCTCTAAAAAAAGGATTATTACTTCGTCCTTTAGGAAATGTAATCTACTTTATGCCTCCATATGTCATTGAAAAGGAAGATATTGAGCATATGGTATCTAGTACATTATCTTCAATAAACGAATATTTTAGAATCTGA
- a CDS encoding NAD-dependent protein deacylase encodes MEKLKSMIDASDNIVFFGGAGTSTESNIPDFRTADTGLYSSKGQKYPPEVILSHSFFMKYTKEFYRFYKEKMIYPEAKPNLAHLALARLEKQGKLKAVITQNIDGLHQMAGSKNVLELHGSVYRNYCIKCRASYSLDDVVNSIEMVPKCKKCGGIIKPDVVLYEEGLDTYTLEKSIEYIVNADVLIVGGTSLVVYPAAGLIEYYRGNKLILINKSTTPYDHVANLVIQDSIGKVLDCIVGE; translated from the coding sequence ATGGAAAAATTAAAATCAATGATTGACGCAAGTGACAATATTGTTTTCTTTGGAGGGGCAGGTACATCTACAGAAAGTAATATACCTGATTTTAGAACAGCTGATACAGGATTATACAGTAGTAAGGGACAAAAATATCCACCAGAAGTAATACTTAGTCACAGCTTTTTTATGAAATACACAAAAGAATTTTATCGATTTTATAAAGAAAAAATGATTTATCCAGAAGCAAAGCCTAATTTGGCTCATTTAGCACTTGCAAGATTAGAAAAACAAGGCAAATTAAAAGCTGTAATTACTCAAAATATAGATGGACTACATCAAATGGCGGGAAGTAAAAATGTTTTAGAGCTTCATGGTTCTGTATATAGAAATTATTGTATAAAGTGTAGAGCAAGCTATTCTTTAGATGATGTAGTGAATAGTATAGAAATGGTTCCTAAATGTAAAAAATGTGGAGGCATTATAAAGCCTGATGTAGTTTTATATGAAGAGGGACTAGATACATATACACTTGAAAAGTCTATAGAGTATATAGTTAATGCTGATGTGTTGATTGTAGGAGGAACATCACTTGTGGTATATCCAGCAGCAGGACTAATTGAATATTATAGAGGAAATAAATTAATACTTATCAATAAAAGTACTACTCCTTATGATCATGTCGCTAATTTGGTAATTCAGGACAGCATAGGGAAAGTATTGGATTGTATAGTAGGTGAGTGA
- a CDS encoding hydrolase has protein sequence MRILKENTTAVIIDIQERLLPHMNSKELLKNLTILIEGLKALDIPIIVSEQYTKGLGPTVSKIKGMLEDSENIEKISFSCCDEPKLQEKIDNLNKEWIIIAGIESHICVLQTVIDLIDNGYTPVVIEDCISSRKENDKKIAIERMKKEGAIISTYESILFELCRYAGNDTFKTISKLVK, from the coding sequence ATGAGAATCTTAAAAGAAAATACAACTGCTGTTATCATTGATATTCAGGAACGTCTTCTTCCTCATATGAATAGTAAAGAATTATTAAAAAATCTAACAATTCTTATTGAAGGTTTAAAAGCTTTGGATATTCCCATTATAGTATCTGAACAATACACAAAAGGATTAGGCCCTACTGTAAGTAAAATAAAAGGAATGCTAGAAGACTCTGAAAATATAGAAAAAATATCCTTTAGCTGCTGTGATGAACCAAAGCTTCAAGAAAAAATTGATAATTTAAATAAAGAATGGATTATTATTGCTGGAATTGAATCTCACATATGCGTCCTTCAAACAGTAATTGATTTAATAGACAATGGTTATACTCCTGTTGTAATAGAAGATTGTATCTCTTCAAGAAAAGAAAATGATAAAAAAATAGCTATTGAAAGAATGAAAAAAGAAGGTGCAATTATCTCGACATATGAATCTATTCTTTTTGAATTATGCAGATATGCAGGTAATGATACCTTCAAAACAATATCTAAGCTAGTTAAATAA